Genomic window (Kazachstania africana CBS 2517 chromosome 10, complete genome):
TGTGTCAATTCAGGCACGGATTGCCCTGGTGGATCTTTTAAATGCCACGATTACCCAAATGACAAATGtggattcaaatttgacagaaaagagaaagcaACTTCTTTCAGAAAGTATTCCTAGAGCACTAGGCCTATTGAGCAACATTTTAGAAATGTCTCATAGAGATATAAGTACAGATTCATTGACCTTCATCGgtaaaatttatgaaattcTAGTATTGATTAAGAACGAATTGCCTAAAAAATTCTTTAGTGCACAAACCAGGGACGCTTATAAACGTATCACTCTCAATACTTTATCTTTGTTGCAAAACAAATATGCCTCTATGACAGAACCGGCAGAGACAGAGTTAGAATCATTTAGTGAATGCGCTATTCATACATTGGAATTCTTAACTAGTTTGTCATATAACACTAATTTTACGGAGGAAGAACGGACAATTATCTTAAATTCATTGTTGGTTTTATGCAGTCTGGACCCTGTGACGAAGGAAACATGGTTAGCTGATTTCAACCACTTTGTATCAAAGGAAACAGGGCTTCTACCGTCTTATACCATTAGAGATCAAAGTTTTGAATTCTTGACTTCCTTGAtcgatcaaaattttcaattgattttaaagTCAATATTCCAATACTTTTTTACGTTAATatcctcttcttcaccTAGCGTTGATCCTTCTCAACTTGAAACAACATTTTATCTTTTACAATCCATCCTTTCGAATGATGACGATATAGAAAATGTTAATAATGAGGAAATAACCAGTGTTCTCAGGGTATTACCTTCATTACTTACCAACGTACATGATTCTTTGATGGTATCCCGAATTATACTAGCCCTTCCCAAGATTTTAGAGAAATTCATGGATGATTTGCCAGATGTAAAAGCAATGGTGCAAACATTTTTGGTGCAGTCAACTGAACTGGCATTGAGGTTATCTGGTGATTATATCATTAAATCTAGTGTTTTGATTTCGTTCACAAGTTATTGCTATTTTGCAGAATTGCCTAGTGTTTTAGGACCTGAATTATGTGCATCCATACAAAAAAGTATTTTAACCTTAATGAAGCAAGTTTCAAACGAATCCGAAGATGATACTAATGGTTTATTGACAGAGGTATTGAACAATATCATCGAATGTAATTCAACCAATACTAGCCAAGAGATTTTACAAACAGAATTCAGTTTACTGTTCAGTATATCAAGTAAAGATCCATCCAACGTTCAGATTGTTGTAGAATCTCAAGAATCATTGGAGAAACTTCTAACTAACGTCACAGAGAAGGTATATTTAGAATACATTCAAATATACTTACCTCCTTTTATTAACATTATTCATGCAAATTCTACCACCTCTTATAGATATTCACCGCTATTATCATTAGTGTTAGAGTTCATTACAATTTtcatgaagaagaagccTAGCGattctaaaattttaccTGAAAGTATTATAGCTAATCTTTTCCAGCCACttgttgatattttgacGACATCAACAGAAGATGAAACACTTCAATTGACTACGGATGCATTTACATATATCATTTACAATACTGATTCTGAGAAGGTCATGCCATATTTAGAAACTGTAGTCAACATCCTTGATAGACTACTTTCTTTGGATGTGACGGATACCGCAGCTATGAACGTTGGCACTCTTATAGTCACAATTTTCACGAAATTTTCCGCCCAAATTTCAAGCTTAATTCCTACTATTTTGAACGCTGCGGTCAATAGATTGATTGAttgtaaaaatatttctacACAACAAAATCTAGTTTCATTACTATGTTTCTTATTCTATTCCAATACACAGGAGACAGTAGACTTTCTCTTCAATCTTCCTCAGCAGAACATTGTCAGGGATGTACTAATAAAATGGTTTGAATCATTTGAGATTATCAGAGGtgaaaaaaagatcaaGGAAAATATAATTGCATTGGGTAAATTGTATTGCTTGCATGATGAAAAGCTGTTCAGCATAAAAGTAAATGGCGACATTATTCCGTATGAGGGCGATTTGATCATTACTAGATCTAGAGCAAAATCTCTTCCTGACAAATATACCCAAATAACTATCTTCGAAAAGATTATTAAACTATTTATTGCTGAGTTGGGCTTTCAAAATAAGCAACCagctattgaaaatttgatgacaAATGAGACAACAGCTTTAGGAGACAGTAACGAAAACGATGATGAATGGGAAGACGTGGATGACGTTCTAGATTACgataaattaaaagaatatgttaatgatgaagacgaGTTGGATGGGGAGGATTCACGTGAATATGGTGAAGgggatgaagaagaaattaccGGTTTAGGAGATGTCAGCCAAACGGTTACTGAATTAATTATTGgctttttcaaagatgttACATCAAAAAATGTCAACAACTTCCAATCAATTTATGACACtttatcagaaaatgaaaagatgaTACTAACTCAGTATTTAGTATAGtccttcaaaaattttaactttttatataatggTTTATTAATGTGGGCACACATCTGAGAAAAGCTTGTCTATACAGTTTCGCAGGATAGAGAAACTGGCTCTGTAGGGTTAATAAATGGCAGCCTGTCCGTCTAATCTTCAAAAAGTATTGGACactattttattataaGTAATGCATAAGGTTATAACTAAAACGAAATTTCTAAATAAAATGCTCTTAATATCAGAGAAATGACTTCAagtaatattattgaaaaagaagtgGTCGCTGTGGTAATAAAATGTGGAGTGGTATATAGTAGTGTCAGTTCAattctatattttttgattccGTTGGACCTGGAGAGAAATAACATAATACTCTTGAAgtcaattttatatatttcgGTGGTGGTAGAgcttttttgaaacaagtttccataaaatataaaagtACATTATATAACGTGCTTCATCAATTATACTCCCCCACATATCATGTTCTTCAATACAGCCTTGATTAAATATTACAATTTTGCATGCATAGTAGGCCTAATCGTGCCATGACAGCCTCAGCAGTGAGACATATTCAGTTTATAGTTGCGAGAAAAATCATACCGTAGTATTATAAGGATAGATAGAATCATTTAAGCGGGACATATGAAACGGTTTACTGCTTTAAAAACATTGCCGCACTTTACCAAACGTAACGCATTATTATCTGTTTACGATAATATTGAATGCTTTACTTGGGCTAAAAACATGGAAAGGCAAGGAAACTTTTCCAGATAAATTCTACAAAAAGGCAGGCAAATTAACATTATAGAGAATAGCTCTGTGAATGCTGCAACCCAGCAAATTAGACAGGTTCAATACCGTATAATCAATGGCTTATACCGTACATCATATGTGACGGCTTTCGCTATATGTATCAGTAACGCGTATTTACGCCAAATGCAGATCAGAAAACAAACATCATCACATCGAGAGCCATACTATAAAGTTGTCACTcatctgaaaaattgggTATGGACGAGGCTACAACTACCCCAAAGAGATATCCAGACCAGCATGGAGGTTCAAATTATAGTTTTGCTAACAATTCCACCATTATTACCCCATTCAAAGAGCGAGCGCTGGAAGAGCAAAGATTGAAGGAAGCTTTATTACTGTCTGTCACACCAGGATTGAAAAGACGGTTGGAAATACAAGCTAGCATTGAGCCACTACATAATGATCCTTTTGAGATTAGATCATATCTTCGAGATTTAAGCTCAGCAATAATTACTCAAGGCAGCAAAAACTTGTACAGTAAGTTAGACGAAGAACGGCAACACGATAAAGAAGACGAGCTAAATGAAGCCATATCTCCTGTTAAGTTGGATCAGGACAGTAGTATACTCAAGGAAACGTTTAATGAGGATTTGTTTGAACGAGAAACTCCGAGCCAGAATAATCTGCAAAATGAGTCCTCTTCCCCACTGCCGTACATTCCTCATGACCAGATTTTACCATCACCAGAACTAGTTTCTCGAGAATCTCATTCTTCTCGGGACAAAAGTGCCAAGACAAGAACGCTAACTGAGCTTTTAATGTCTCAATTACCTACTATTAGAAAAGGCCCTAAAATACGAAAACTGGAACCTgtaaatatcaaagaagTGGAGGTGAAACAGAAATCAACAGAAACTCTGATAACCAAGAAACCATTGGAAAATccatttattgaaaattcaaatttccagCAAAAGCCCATAGAAGATGATATGCCCGTTGATAATATGTCAATAATAGATGACAATTCTATTCATGAATCGGACAATGAAAGAGAGTTACCTTTCCCCGAGTTTTCAAAGGCATCTATACCGACACAACTCCATAGGAGCCCAGTAATTAAAACGAGGCATGCTTTGGATGCTCCTAATGACTCCATTCTCAATATAATACCCAACAATTATTTTAGcgaagatgatgatgactCTATAATGTCCTATGAACCCAATATTAAGCCATTGAGCCAATCATTACTTCATACTGCTCTTaatgatttcttaaatGCAAGGAATATCAAACTGAGTAACAAAGAATGGAAAAGGCTACAATTAGAGTCTGTAGATATAATGGGagatattatttcaaatttaaataattcCGATGATCAAAATAGCATTGACACCATTCTAGaaatatctgaaaaattgaatgttTCATCTTCGAAGgacattttctttcagAAATGTTGTAACTATCTAAATTTAGaacaattgaatgaattagaGAGAATATTATATACAGGTCTGTAACATTACCAAAAGaatattcattattattttatttgttCAACTATTGTACTCCAGTCGCAATGTGTTGACTAAGCTTTCAAAGTATTGGTAAACTCCAAATGATATGCCACCTGATAGCccaactttgaaaaatcttgCAATACTACCTTTCCATAACGATGCGACACCTTCCTGAACAAATATTCTGTAACaacaattcaaagaatttttgtATAGTTGTTGTCTCCTCTTTGATTGCATTCTTGTCTTGACAACATCTAACGGTTGAGTAACTGCCACAACTGCGACAGATGATATAATACCAATTCCGATGGAAagatattcattttttggCTCATTTGACCTAGCAGATGCTGCCTGAGTGAGTAGTGTGAAAGCAGTAAACCTTACAGCAGAATTTCCTACCTGTCTGAACATCGTCGGCATAGCACCTTGACAAAAACCTTTTACACCCCTAGtagaatatatttctttgatagTATTTGACATTCTCGTTTGCGGTATTGTTTCATAAGGGTTTAACTTTTGGGATGGAGTCGATGGTTTGTGGAAAGTACTTTTATGTTTTGAAGCATTTGcagttgatattttttcatctttgCGATGGGCCAATTCCATTGCATTCTCAATCATTGTTGTCTTCACATTTTCGAACGGCACTATGCATAAACTTTCCATTGTCCCAGTAAGTATAGCAGCAGCTAACATCCTTGAGCCAGTGATTGGCCTGTCTCTGGGTAGATTGGGGTCCTTTAACAGCTGGCATACTTTATCGAAAGTATAGAATCTAACAAACGTCTTACAGAGAACTCCAACGTTTAAGATCGAACAGCCCGTGAAATATGCCCTTACGGGATAAACACGGTCTAATGATCCATGCAAAATAGAATTATGAAGCTGTCTGGTTGTCTTGATAAACTCAAAGGGATGAGATATAGTTGTATGAAATATACTCGCAGCACTACCTGCGACAAATTGACTTAATATGTAGTAATCGGGCTATTCGAAGTTAGTATTAGATCACATGTTAATAAGAATAGTATACGTGGTACATACATCTTTATTACTCATACGTTCCTACGTGTTATCCTTCATTTCTTGATCTGAAAGTAGTCTTTGAGCTTTATGATTTTCGATATTTTGACCTTTAAAAGTCCGAAGCTTCTAAGAGCTTTTACTAAAGAAATCATTAAAACTCCATCACACACacatatacatatatatataaacagAAGGTAGTATATCGATCTTACATGATCAAATCTCTTGGTACATATCGttcttccaaatatttcatttcttcattgGTGAATTGGACGTCCAGGGCTTTAATATTGTCGTCCACTCTGGCGATAGAGCTCATACCGATAATTGGAGCACAACCTTTACTGATGACCCAGGCGGCGGAGATCACAGCCATTGACacgtttttcttcttcgcGAGCTCTTCGATACGGTTTACGATAGTGATTTCCCACGGTTTCAAGTGTTTCATACCCCAGTCATTAAGAATAATGTCAGTAGAAGACCTGGCAGATTCGACACCGACTGGTCTCGTTAGAAGGCCACCGTGGTTTGGTGACCAAGGAGTCAGCATCAGATTGTGTCTCTTGGCAAATGGGATAATTTCACGCTCATCTTCTCTGTATATCAGATTGTAACAAGATTGAACGTTCACAAATTGGAACCAATTGTATTTATCAGCAGTGAACTGCAATTCGGCAAGCTGAGTACCAAGCATAGAAGACGCACCAATGTACCTGGTAAG
Coding sequences:
- the KAP114 gene encoding karyopherin KAP114 (similar to Saccharomyces cerevisiae KAP114 (YGL241W); ancestral locus Anc_3.564), which translates into the protein MSSDISQLISQAQSPDNSLREHAEQQLLQSCDSNASLIFQALTDVAINNSNKLAARQFALLSLRKLITFYWSPGFESYRNTSQIDLDTKSSLRNYLIQLALDDNQDSKIKSSASYCVTQISAVDFPDQWPELLSILYGCITQHYSLSAIKLLNEIYDDIVSEEMFFEGNIGLETLSIVYQLLESGDNVSIQARIALVDLLNATITQMTNVDSNLTEKRKQLLSESIPRALGLLSNILEMSHRDISTDSLTFIGKIYEILVLIKNELPKKFFSAQTRDAYKRITLNTLSLLQNKYASMTEPAETELESFSECAIHTLEFLTSLSYNTNFTEEERTIILNSLLVLCSLDPVTKETWLADFNHFVSKETGLLPSYTIRDQSFEFLTSLIDQNFQLILKSIFQYFFTLISSSSPSVDPSQLETTFYLLQSILSNDDDIENVNNEEITSVLRVLPSLLTNVHDSLMVSRIILALPKILEKFMDDLPDVKAMVQTFLVQSTELALRLSGDYIIKSSVLISFTSYCYFAELPSVLGPELCASIQKSILTLMKQVSNESEDDTNGLLTEVLNNIIECNSTNTSQEILQTEFSLLFSISSKDPSNVQIVVESQESLEKLLTNVTEKVYLEYIQIYLPPFINIIHANSTTSYRYSPLLSLVLEFITIFMKKKPSDSKILPESIIANLFQPLVDILTTSTEDETLQLTTDAFTYIIYNTDSEKVMPYLETVVNILDRLLSLDVTDTAAMNVGTLIVTIFTKFSAQISSLIPTILNAAVNRLIDCKNISTQQNLVSLLCFLFYSNTQETVDFLFNLPQQNIVRDVLIKWFESFEIIRGEKKIKENIIALGKLYCLHDEKLFSIKVNGDIIPYEGDLIITRSRAKSLPDKYTQITIFEKIIKLFIAELGFQNKQPAIENLMTNETTALGDSNENDDEWEDVDDVLDYDKLKEYVNDEDELDGEDSREYGEGDEEEITGLGDVSQTVTELIIGFFKDVTSKNVNNFQSIYDTLSENEKMILTQYLV
- the CNN1 gene encoding centromere-binding protein CNN1 (similar to Saccharomyces cerevisiae CNN1 (YFR046C); ancestral locus Anc_3.559), which translates into the protein MDEATTTPKRYPDQHGGSNYSFANNSTIITPFKERALEEQRLKEALLLSVTPGLKRRLEIQASIEPLHNDPFEIRSYLRDLSSAIITQGSKNLYSKLDEERQHDKEDELNEAISPVKLDQDSSILKETFNEDLFERETPSQNNLQNESSSPLPYIPHDQILPSPELVSRESHSSRDKSAKTRTLTELLMSQLPTIRKGPKIRKLEPVNIKEVEVKQKSTETLITKKPLENPFIENSNFQQKPIEDDMPVDNMSIIDDNSIHESDNERELPFPEFSKASIPTQLHRSPVIKTRHALDAPNDSILNIIPNNYFSEDDDDSIMSYEPNIKPLSQSLLHTALNDFLNARNIKLSNKEWKRLQLESVDIMGDIISNLNNSDDQNSIDTILEISEKLNVSSSKDIFFQKCCNYLNLEQLNELERILYTGL
- the MRX20 gene encoding Mrx20p (similar to Saccharomyces cerevisiae YFR045W; ancestral locus Anc_3.556) is translated as MSNKDPDYYILSQFVAGSAASIFHTTISHPFEFIKTTRQLHNSILHGSLDRVYPVRAYFTGCSILNVGVLCKTFVRFYTFDKVCQLLKDPNLPRDRPITGSRMLAAAILTGTMESLCIVPFENVKTTMIENAMELAHRKDEKISTANASKHKSTFHKPSTPSQKLNPYETIPQTRMSNTIKEIYSTRGVKGFCQGAMPTMFRQVGNSAVRFTAFTLLTQAASARSNEPKNEYLSIGIGIISSVAVVAVTQPLDVVKTRMQSKRRQQLYKNSLNCCYRIFVQEGVASLWKGSIARFFKVGLSGGISFGVYQYFESLVNTLRLEYNS
- the KAFR0J00220 gene encoding aldo/keto reductase; protein product: MAIVKQIPFRNTGIKISPIIVGCMSYGSKNWAKWIEDDKEKVFKILKHCYDQGLRTFDTADVYSNGLCERLLKEFLEEYKIRRETVVIMTKLFFPVDETLDLSLGGAIEDGVGKLDLTNQQGLSRKHILDAAKKSVERLGTYIDVLQIHRFDPNTPVKETMRALNDVVEMGLTRYIGASSMLGTQLAELQFTADKYNWFQFVNVQSCYNLIYREDEREIIPFAKRHNLMLTPWSPNHGGLLTRPVGVESARSSTDIILNDWGMKHLKPWEITIVNRIEELAKKKNVSMAVISAAWVISKGCAPIIGMSSIARVDDNIKALDVQFTNEEMKYLEERYVPRDLIM